The Toxorhynchites rutilus septentrionalis strain SRP chromosome 3, ASM2978413v1, whole genome shotgun sequence genome includes a region encoding these proteins:
- the LOC129780132 gene encoding uncharacterized protein LOC129780132 isoform X1 has translation MKRTFELYSPTICYNKPAAAVVPVEWCQARKHAAISDRLVQELIVPKRSARTWKLREGDLCRISLIEGSQVGDVNLWNLHNPKEHFYSGKTRQLHASHLKPCDRLWSCLPYLRPMATFVTDSLADYGVDRDGGALHDVIGTRCDDYTYKLITGMERFGSCHSYLREAIKEHGLDESYVHDVWNIFMCTGFTKDTLQYFCKPSPAREGDFIEFIADMDLLVALSTCPQGDVSIVVGQEVPEDKCFPLKVEIYRAQ, from the exons ATGAAACGAACATTTGAGCTGTATTCACCAACGATCTGCTACAACAAACCAGCAGCAGCCGTCGTtccggtggaatggtgtcaagCTAGAAAGCATGCTGCCATCTCGGATCGCCTTGTCCAAGAACTAATTGTTCCGAAGCGATCTGCCCGAACATGGAAACTGCGGGAAGGCGATCTCTGTCGAATTTCACTTATCGAAGGCTCACAGGTGGGCGATGTGAATCTCTGGAACCTGCACAATCCTAAGGAGCATTTCTACTCTGGGAAAACACGCCAGTTGCATGCATCTCATCTAAAGCCTTGTGATCGCTTGTGGAGCTGTTTACCGTATCTGCGGCCGATGGCAACATTCGTTACGGATTCGTTGGCTGATTATGGTGTCGATCGGGACGGTGGTGCTTTGCATGACGTTATTGGCACCAGATGCGACGATTATACGTATAAACTGATCACGGGGATGGAACGATTTGGAAGTTGTCACAGCTATTTACGAGAAGCCATCAAGGAACACGGATTAGATGAGTCATACGTGCACGATGTATGGAATATATTTATGTGTACAGGATTTACAAAG GATACTTTGCAATATTTTTGTAAGCCAAGTCCTGCTCGAGAAGGAGACTTCATTGAATTTATTGCTGATATGGATTTGTTAGTGGCACTTAGCACTTGCCCCCAAG GTGACGTTTCCATTGTCGTTGGCCAAGAGGTACCGGAAGATAAATGTTTTCCTTTGAAAGTTGAGATATATCGAgctcaatga
- the LOC129780132 gene encoding uncharacterized protein LOC129780132 isoform X2 produces the protein MKRTFELYSPTICYNKPAAAVVPVEWCQARKHAAISDRLVQELIVPKRSARTWKLREGDLCRISLIEGSQVGDVNLWNLHNPKEHFYSGKTRQLHASHLKPCDRLWSCLPYLRPMATFVTDSLADYGVDRDGGALHDVIGTRCDDYTYKLITGMERFGSCHSYLREAIKEHGLDESYVHDVWNIFMCTGFTKPSPAREGDFIEFIADMDLLVALSTCPQGDVSIVVGQEVPEDKCFPLKVEIYRAQ, from the exons ATGAAACGAACATTTGAGCTGTATTCACCAACGATCTGCTACAACAAACCAGCAGCAGCCGTCGTtccggtggaatggtgtcaagCTAGAAAGCATGCTGCCATCTCGGATCGCCTTGTCCAAGAACTAATTGTTCCGAAGCGATCTGCCCGAACATGGAAACTGCGGGAAGGCGATCTCTGTCGAATTTCACTTATCGAAGGCTCACAGGTGGGCGATGTGAATCTCTGGAACCTGCACAATCCTAAGGAGCATTTCTACTCTGGGAAAACACGCCAGTTGCATGCATCTCATCTAAAGCCTTGTGATCGCTTGTGGAGCTGTTTACCGTATCTGCGGCCGATGGCAACATTCGTTACGGATTCGTTGGCTGATTATGGTGTCGATCGGGACGGTGGTGCTTTGCATGACGTTATTGGCACCAGATGCGACGATTATACGTATAAACTGATCACGGGGATGGAACGATTTGGAAGTTGTCACAGCTATTTACGAGAAGCCATCAAGGAACACGGATTAGATGAGTCATACGTGCACGATGTATGGAATATATTTATGTGTACAGGATTTACAAAG CCAAGTCCTGCTCGAGAAGGAGACTTCATTGAATTTATTGCTGATATGGATTTGTTAGTGGCACTTAGCACTTGCCCCCAAG GTGACGTTTCCATTGTCGTTGGCCAAGAGGTACCGGAAGATAAATGTTTTCCTTTGAAAGTTGAGATATATCGAgctcaatga